One stretch of Vulpes lagopus strain Blue_001 chromosome 12, ASM1834538v1, whole genome shotgun sequence DNA includes these proteins:
- the ACOX1 gene encoding peroxisomal acyl-coenzyme A oxidase 1 isoform X4 — protein MAAFIQRTPDNWHLRPDGNGPRFVHRGRPEPLDLHLGMFLPTLLHQATAEQQERFFMPAWNLEIIGTYAQTEMGHGTHLRGLETTATYDPETQEFILNSPTVTSIKWWPGGLGKTSNHAIVLAQLITKGKCYGLHAFIVPIREIGTHKPLPGITVGDIGPKFGYDEMDNGYLKMDNYRIPRENMLMKYAQVKPDGTYVKPVSNKLTYGTMVFVRSFLVGEAARSLSKACTIAIRYSAVRHQSEIKPGEAEPQILDFQTQQYKLFPLLATAYAFQFVGAYMKETYHRINEDIGHGDLSELPELHALTAGLKAFTSWTTNAAIEACRMACGGHGYSHCSGLPNIYVTFTPTCTFEGENTVMMLQTARFLMKSYDQVHSGKLVCGMVSYLNDLPTQRIQPQQVAVWPTVVDIDSPDSLTEAYKLRAARLVEIAAKNLQNEVIRRESKEVAWNLTSVDLVQASEAHCHYVVVKLFSEKLLKIQDKSIHTVLRNLCLLYCLYGISQKAGDFLQGSIMTESQITQVNQRIKELLTAVRPDAVALVDAFDFKDVTLGSVLGRYDGNVYEHLFEWAKKSPLNKAEVHESYYKHLKPLQSKL, from the exons ATGGCTGCTTTCATCCAAAGGACTCCAGATAATTGGCACCTACGCCCAGACGGAAATGGGCCACG TTTTGTGCACCGAGGGCGGCCTGAGCCTCTGGATCTCCACTTGGGCATGTTCTTGCCTACTTTACTTCACCAGGCAACCGCAGAGCAGCAGGAGCGCTTCTTCATGCCTGCCTGGAACTTGGAGATCATTGGCACTTATGCCCAGACAGAGATGGGCCATG GAACTCATCTCCGAGGTTTGGAAACCACAGCCACTTACGACCCTGAAACTCAAGAGTTCATTCTCAACAGTCCTACTGTGACCTCCATCAAGTGGTGGCCTGGTGGAc TTGGAAAGACTTCAAATCATGCAATAGTTCTTGCCCAGCTCATCACTAAGGGGAAATGCTATGGATTACATGCCTTCATCGTACCTATTCGTGAAATTGGGACCCATAAACCTTTGCCAG GTATTACCGTTGGAGATATTGGCCCCAAATTTGGCTATGATGAGATGGATAACGGCTACCTGAAGATGGACAATTATCGTATTCCCAGAGAAAACATGCTGATGAAGTATGCCCAG GTAAAGCCTGATGGGACGTACGTGAAACCCGTGAGTAACAAGCTGACCTACGGGACCATGGTGTTTGTCAGGTCCTTCCTCGTAGGAGAAGCTGCTCGATCTCTGTCCAAGGCTTGCACCATCGCCATCCGATACAGTGCTGTGAGGCACCAGTCTGAAATCAAGCCAGG TGAAGCAGAGCCACAGATTTTGGATTTCCAGACCCAGCAGTATAAACTCTTCCCACTCTTGGCCACGGCCTATGCCTTCCAGTTTGTAGGTGCGTACATGAAGGAGACCTACCACCGGATTAATGAGGACATTGGCCACGGGGATCTGAGTGAACTGCCTGAG CTCCATGCCCTCACTGCCGGGCTGAAGGCTTTCACCTCTTGGACGACAAATGCTGCTATCGAAGCTTGCCGGATGGCTTGTGGCGGGCATGGCTACTCTCACTGCAGTGGCCTCCCAAATATCTATGTCACTTTTACCCCCACCTGCACCTTTGAAGGAGAGAACACTGTCATGATGCTGCAGACGGCTAG GTTCCTGATGAAAAGTTATGACCAGGTGCACTCAGGGAAGTTGGTGTGTGGCATGGTGTCCTACTTGAATGACTTGCCCACTCAACGCATCCAGCCGCAGCAGGTGGCAGTGTGGCCGACTGTGGTGGACATTGACAGCCCTGACAGTCTCACAGAAGCATATAAACTTCGAGCAGCCAG ATTAGTAGAAATTGCTGCAAAAAACCTTCAAAATGAAGTGATTCGCAGAGAAAGCAAGGAGGTAGCCTGGAACCTCACTTCTGTTGACCTTGTTCAAGCAAGCGAG GCACATTGCCACTATGTGGTAGTTAAGCTCTTTTCAGAAAAACTCCTCAAAATTCAAGATAAATCCATCCACACTGTCCTAAGGAATTTATGTCTCTTGTATTGTCTGTATGGAATCAGTCAGAAGGCAGGGGATTTTCTTCAG GGAAGCATCATGACGGAATCCCAAATTACCCAAGTAAATCAGCGCATAAAGGAGTTGCTGACTGCAGTTCGTCCAGATGCTGTTGCTTTGGTTGATGCATTTGATTTTAAGGATGTGACACTCGGCTCTGTGCTTGGCCGGTATGATGGGAATGTGTACGAACATTTGTTTGAGTGGGCCAAGAAGTCTCCACTGAACAAAGCAGAG GTCCATGAATCTTATTACAAGCACCTAAAGCCACTGCAGTCCAAGCTCTGA
- the ACOX1 gene encoding peroxisomal acyl-coenzyme A oxidase 1 isoform X3 translates to MLKRVCTFSRSSVFCFLIRKKSSFGQFCGTCGPQLLHVYSYLAESGHHCSAREMAAFIQRTPDNWHLRPDGNGPRFVHRGRPEPLDLHLGMFLPTLLHQATAEQQERFFMPAWNLEIIGTYAQTEMGHGTHLRGLETTATYDPETQEFILNSPTVTSIKWWPGGLGKTSNHAIVLAQLITKGKCYGLHAFIVPIREIGTHKPLPGITVGDIGPKFGYDEMDNGYLKMDNYRIPRENMLMKYAQVKPDGTYVKPVSNKLTYGTMVFVRSFLVGEAARSLSKACTIAIRYSAVRHQSEIKPGEAEPQILDFQTQQYKLFPLLATAYAFQFVGAYMKETYHRINEDIGHGDLSELPELHALTAGLKAFTSWTTNAAIEACRMACGGHGYSHCSGLPNIYVTFTPTCTFEGENTVMMLQTARFLMKSYDQVHSGKLVCGMVSYLNDLPTQRIQPQQVAVWPTVVDIDSPDSLTEAYKLRAARLVEIAAKNLQNEVIRRESKEVAWNLTSVDLVQASEAHCHYVVVKLFSEKLLKIQDKSIHTVLRNLCLLYCLYGISQKAGDFLQGSIMTESQITQVNQRIKELLTAVRPDAVALVDAFDFKDVTLGSVLGRYDGNVYEHLFEWAKKSPLNKAEVHESYYKHLKPLQSKL, encoded by the exons AGTTCATTTGGTCAATTTTGTGGAACCTGTGGGCCTCAATTACTCCATGTTTATTCCTACCTTGCTGAATCAGGGCACCACTGCTCAGCAAGAGAAATGGCTGCTTTCATCCAAAGGACTCCAGATAATTGGCACCTACGCCCAGACGGAAATGGGCCACG TTTTGTGCACCGAGGGCGGCCTGAGCCTCTGGATCTCCACTTGGGCATGTTCTTGCCTACTTTACTTCACCAGGCAACCGCAGAGCAGCAGGAGCGCTTCTTCATGCCTGCCTGGAACTTGGAGATCATTGGCACTTATGCCCAGACAGAGATGGGCCATG GAACTCATCTCCGAGGTTTGGAAACCACAGCCACTTACGACCCTGAAACTCAAGAGTTCATTCTCAACAGTCCTACTGTGACCTCCATCAAGTGGTGGCCTGGTGGAc TTGGAAAGACTTCAAATCATGCAATAGTTCTTGCCCAGCTCATCACTAAGGGGAAATGCTATGGATTACATGCCTTCATCGTACCTATTCGTGAAATTGGGACCCATAAACCTTTGCCAG GTATTACCGTTGGAGATATTGGCCCCAAATTTGGCTATGATGAGATGGATAACGGCTACCTGAAGATGGACAATTATCGTATTCCCAGAGAAAACATGCTGATGAAGTATGCCCAG GTAAAGCCTGATGGGACGTACGTGAAACCCGTGAGTAACAAGCTGACCTACGGGACCATGGTGTTTGTCAGGTCCTTCCTCGTAGGAGAAGCTGCTCGATCTCTGTCCAAGGCTTGCACCATCGCCATCCGATACAGTGCTGTGAGGCACCAGTCTGAAATCAAGCCAGG TGAAGCAGAGCCACAGATTTTGGATTTCCAGACCCAGCAGTATAAACTCTTCCCACTCTTGGCCACGGCCTATGCCTTCCAGTTTGTAGGTGCGTACATGAAGGAGACCTACCACCGGATTAATGAGGACATTGGCCACGGGGATCTGAGTGAACTGCCTGAG CTCCATGCCCTCACTGCCGGGCTGAAGGCTTTCACCTCTTGGACGACAAATGCTGCTATCGAAGCTTGCCGGATGGCTTGTGGCGGGCATGGCTACTCTCACTGCAGTGGCCTCCCAAATATCTATGTCACTTTTACCCCCACCTGCACCTTTGAAGGAGAGAACACTGTCATGATGCTGCAGACGGCTAG GTTCCTGATGAAAAGTTATGACCAGGTGCACTCAGGGAAGTTGGTGTGTGGCATGGTGTCCTACTTGAATGACTTGCCCACTCAACGCATCCAGCCGCAGCAGGTGGCAGTGTGGCCGACTGTGGTGGACATTGACAGCCCTGACAGTCTCACAGAAGCATATAAACTTCGAGCAGCCAG ATTAGTAGAAATTGCTGCAAAAAACCTTCAAAATGAAGTGATTCGCAGAGAAAGCAAGGAGGTAGCCTGGAACCTCACTTCTGTTGACCTTGTTCAAGCAAGCGAG GCACATTGCCACTATGTGGTAGTTAAGCTCTTTTCAGAAAAACTCCTCAAAATTCAAGATAAATCCATCCACACTGTCCTAAGGAATTTATGTCTCTTGTATTGTCTGTATGGAATCAGTCAGAAGGCAGGGGATTTTCTTCAG GGAAGCATCATGACGGAATCCCAAATTACCCAAGTAAATCAGCGCATAAAGGAGTTGCTGACTGCAGTTCGTCCAGATGCTGTTGCTTTGGTTGATGCATTTGATTTTAAGGATGTGACACTCGGCTCTGTGCTTGGCCGGTATGATGGGAATGTGTACGAACATTTGTTTGAGTGGGCCAAGAAGTCTCCACTGAACAAAGCAGAG GTCCATGAATCTTATTACAAGCACCTAAAGCCACTGCAGTCCAAGCTCTGA